One genomic window of Oncorhynchus clarkii lewisi isolate Uvic-CL-2024 chromosome 5, UVic_Ocla_1.0, whole genome shotgun sequence includes the following:
- the LOC139409926 gene encoding uncharacterized protein isoform X2 — MSLSYILLIYVAGVAVKESCADLVPTIVFSPGYINIATPVTVHCESPKGTECKFYRDHDPNPIRKLDYKQGACQFKLFWNEFKRWNKTEVDLSCVILQNREGETIKTSKPSDARRLNVGDPIGKPIVQVLKIGNYLNLRCEAKAGTSCYFNLNNGDSHFKKLPYKDNVCVGRVAEEELQRKSSSAGEIFITCAVELVVEGEDTMTSQHSEPLGITIDGATTFSLIKPDQEKTGSNVTAQGKESISEISFYQYTSLRAVVYVIILLMEFVLCLLWYRRGACLLILTNCNGCRNFISLLFCF, encoded by the exons ATGTCTTTGTCTTACATTCTTCTCATTT ATGTTGCCGGTGTTGCGGTAAAAGAAAGTTGTGCAG ATTTGGTTCCCACTATTGTATTTTCCCCTGGGTACATCAATATAGCTACACCTGTTACAGTACACTGTGAGTCACCAAAAGGCACAGAGTGCAAATTCTACAGAGATCACGACCCCAACCCTATCAGAAAACTGGATTACAAGCAGGGTGCTTGCCAGTTCAAGTTGTTCTGGAATGAGTTCAAAAGGTGGAACAAGACTGAAGTAGATCTCAGCTGTGTAATTCTACAGAACAGAGAAGGTGAAACGATCAAAACCTCAAAACCTAGTGATGCTCGAAGACTTAATGTGGGTG ATCCAATTGGAAAGCCCATTGTTCAGGTGTTGAAGATTGGGAATTACCTCAATCTTCGATGTGAGGCCAAGGCTGGCACCTCATGCTACTTTAATCTGAACAATGGTGACTCACACTTTAAAAAACTACCCTACAAAGACAATgtctgtgtggggagagtggCAGAAGAGGAACTGCAGAGGAAGAGTAGCAGTGCTGGAGAGATCTTCATCACCTGTGCTGTGGAGCTGGTGGTAGAGGGTGAAGATACTATGACATCACAGCATAGTGAACCCCTCGGTATCACCATAGATG GAGCTACAACGTTCAGTTTAATCAAACCTGATCAGGAGAAGACAGGCAGCAATGTCACAGCCCAAGGAAAAG AATCCATCTCAGAGATCTCCTTCTACCAGTATACCAGTCTTCGTGCTGTTGTCTATGTTATCATTCTGCTGATGGAATTTGTTCTGTGTCTTCTCTGGTATAGACGTGGTGCATGCCTTCTCATACTCACAAATTGTAACGGATGTAGGAACTTCATTTCATTACTCTTTTGTttctga
- the LOC139409926 gene encoding uncharacterized protein isoform X1, with the protein MSLSYILLIYVAGVAVKESCADLVPTIVFSPGYINIATPVTVHCESPKGTECKFYRDHDPNPIRKLDYKQGACQFKLFWNEFKRWNKTEVDLSCVILQNREGETIKTSKPSDARRLNVGDPIGKPIVQVLKIGNYLNLRCEAKAGTSCYFNLNNGDSHFKKLPYKDNVCVGRVAEEELQRKSSSAGEIFITCAVELVVEGEDTMTSQHSEPLGITIDVINPPGATTFSLIKPDQEKTGSNVTAQGKESISEISFYQYTSLRAVVYVIILLMEFVLCLLWYRRGACLLILTNCNGCRNFISLLFCF; encoded by the exons ATGTCTTTGTCTTACATTCTTCTCATTT ATGTTGCCGGTGTTGCGGTAAAAGAAAGTTGTGCAG ATTTGGTTCCCACTATTGTATTTTCCCCTGGGTACATCAATATAGCTACACCTGTTACAGTACACTGTGAGTCACCAAAAGGCACAGAGTGCAAATTCTACAGAGATCACGACCCCAACCCTATCAGAAAACTGGATTACAAGCAGGGTGCTTGCCAGTTCAAGTTGTTCTGGAATGAGTTCAAAAGGTGGAACAAGACTGAAGTAGATCTCAGCTGTGTAATTCTACAGAACAGAGAAGGTGAAACGATCAAAACCTCAAAACCTAGTGATGCTCGAAGACTTAATGTGGGTG ATCCAATTGGAAAGCCCATTGTTCAGGTGTTGAAGATTGGGAATTACCTCAATCTTCGATGTGAGGCCAAGGCTGGCACCTCATGCTACTTTAATCTGAACAATGGTGACTCACACTTTAAAAAACTACCCTACAAAGACAATgtctgtgtggggagagtggCAGAAGAGGAACTGCAGAGGAAGAGTAGCAGTGCTGGAGAGATCTTCATCACCTGTGCTGTGGAGCTGGTGGTAGAGGGTGAAGATACTATGACATCACAGCATAGTGAACCCCTCGGTATCACCATAGATG TTATAAATCCTCCAGGAGCTACAACGTTCAGTTTAATCAAACCTGATCAGGAGAAGACAGGCAGCAATGTCACAGCCCAAGGAAAAG AATCCATCTCAGAGATCTCCTTCTACCAGTATACCAGTCTTCGTGCTGTTGTCTATGTTATCATTCTGCTGATGGAATTTGTTCTGTGTCTTCTCTGGTATAGACGTGGTGCATGCCTTCTCATACTCACAAATTGTAACGGATGTAGGAACTTCATTTCATTACTCTTTTGTttctga